In Shouchella patagoniensis, the following are encoded in one genomic region:
- a CDS encoding Na+/H+ antiporter NhaC family protein, which yields MEHFGWISLIPPILALTLVILTRKVLISLGIAILVGAFIAFDQHVGQALAGIFQTIAALFLSFDTLDEPTISGVLQAIGEAGFVLNNWELYIMLFLLFLGMVASLITFSGGGQAFSRWAAKRITTRKGALFLPFFLGLVIFIDDYFNALTVGNMSRPLTDRYRVSRAKLAYIVDSTSAPICVLMPLSSWGAYIIGVMATILVSNQITEYSAFQAFMYTVPMNFYALIALLFLILIIIFNIDIGLMKKHEVRAKENGQLTDPAKGAVVGDLDEELVMKNGRIYQLFVPILVLIASTVSLLFYTGAQGAAGEGEAITVLTMMEYTDIGFSLLIGSIIGFVTSVGVTLSAKPVMADFGKAIKAGLASMLPAIYILILAWTTIEMIDRLGTGQYLAGLVDQSIDPRFLPVMIFLMAAISGLATGTSWGTFGILLPIAGQMAVVIDPSMLIPMFAAVLAGSIFGDHISPISDSTILSAAGSGSHHMDHVITQLPYAVFTAVIAAMAFLVLGFFGIAIAWIAALILLALVVFVLQVLNKKQTSA from the coding sequence TTGGAACACTTTGGTTGGATATCGCTTATACCGCCGATTTTGGCGTTAACTCTTGTGATTTTAACAAGAAAAGTATTAATTTCATTGGGGATTGCTATATTAGTTGGTGCATTTATCGCTTTTGACCAACACGTAGGACAAGCGTTAGCAGGCATTTTTCAAACAATTGCTGCATTGTTTTTATCTTTTGATACTTTGGATGAGCCTACTATTTCAGGCGTACTGCAGGCGATTGGTGAAGCAGGTTTCGTTTTAAATAATTGGGAACTCTACATCATGTTGTTTTTATTATTCTTAGGCATGGTAGCTAGTTTAATTACGTTCTCTGGCGGTGGTCAAGCATTTAGTCGTTGGGCTGCCAAACGTATAACGACAAGAAAAGGGGCATTGTTTTTACCGTTCTTTTTAGGTCTTGTTATTTTTATTGATGATTATTTTAATGCTTTAACAGTTGGGAATATGAGTAGACCACTGACTGACCGTTATCGTGTGTCTCGAGCAAAACTAGCTTATATTGTTGATTCAACGTCGGCACCAATCTGTGTGTTAATGCCTCTATCTAGTTGGGGAGCTTATATTATTGGGGTTATGGCTACAATTTTAGTTAGTAACCAAATTACTGAGTATAGTGCTTTTCAAGCATTTATGTATACAGTACCGATGAATTTTTACGCGCTGATTGCGTTGTTGTTTTTAATTTTAATTATAATCTTTAATATTGATATCGGATTAATGAAGAAACATGAAGTTCGTGCAAAAGAAAATGGGCAGCTTACAGACCCAGCAAAAGGTGCAGTTGTCGGGGATCTTGATGAGGAACTTGTTATGAAAAACGGTCGAATTTATCAATTATTTGTGCCTATTTTGGTGCTTATTGCCTCAACCGTTTCACTTCTATTTTATACGGGTGCTCAAGGTGCGGCTGGTGAAGGCGAAGCCATTACGGTACTAACGATGATGGAGTATACGGATATTGGTTTTTCGTTGCTAATTGGGAGCATTATTGGCTTTGTAACGAGCGTAGGTGTTACATTGTCTGCTAAACCAGTAATGGCTGATTTTGGTAAAGCAATAAAGGCGGGTTTAGCATCTATGCTACCAGCTATTTATATTCTTATTCTCGCTTGGACAACGATTGAAATGATAGACCGTTTAGGAACTGGTCAGTATTTAGCAGGCTTAGTTGATCAATCAATTGATCCGCGGTTTTTACCAGTGATGATTTTCTTAATGGCTGCCATCTCTGGTTTGGCTACTGGCACATCATGGGGTACGTTTGGAATATTATTACCCATTGCTGGTCAAATGGCTGTTGTCATTGATCCATCAATGCTTATCCCTATGTTTGCAGCTGTGCTCGCTGGTTCAATATTTGGCGACCATATTTCGCCAATTTCTGATTCAACTATTTTGTCAGCAGCAGGATCTGGTTCTCATCATATGGATCACGTAATCACACAGCTTCCTTATGCGGTTTTTACAGCTGTTATTGCTGCGATGGCTTTCCTTGTACTTGGATTCTTTGGAATTGCCATAGCTTGGATTGCAGCATTAATTTTACTGGCACTTGTTGTGTTCGTCTTACAAGTGTTAAATAAGAAACAAACATCAGCGTAA